Proteins encoded together in one Syntrophorhabdus sp. window:
- a CDS encoding DUF465 domain-containing protein translates to MEEKKSKEERFNEARILHKSLDEKLQMLQAKPYLTEDEELEMKLLKKKKLYFKDMMEKIRNEE, encoded by the coding sequence ATGGAAGAAAAAAAGAGCAAGGAAGAGCGTTTCAACGAAGCCCGTATTCTCCACAAGTCGCTCGATGAAAAGCTTCAGATGCTTCAGGCGAAGCCCTACCTGACCGAGGATGAAGAGCTCGAGATGAAGCTTCTCAAGAAGAAGAAGCTCTACTTCAAGGACATGATGGAGAAAATCAGGAACGAGGAGTGA